In the Chroococcidiopsis sp. SAG 2025 genome, one interval contains:
- a CDS encoding phycobilisome rod-core linker polypeptide, giving the protein MSIPLLEVKPSSQNQRVEGYEVPSEDTPIGYRLTETSSVSDIDEIIWAGYRQIFSEHLIIESYRQPFLESQLRNRAITVRDFIRGLGKSDVYRELVGETNSNYRLVDISFKRFLGRATYNQKEQIAWSIVIATKGLNGFIDAIVDSEEYRENFGNDIVPYQRRRFKGRPFNLVNPRYNGDWRDRENIRNLEGRGYYRARKTGDVTKELVRQAIPSNFMTMAGGIFTPEVNYQRSRDRVLSQISTMEIPDTTRKDTLPQTTIKPTKVALPYDYIPSDPRN; this is encoded by the coding sequence ATGTCAATTCCATTACTTGAAGTCAAACCTTCCAGCCAAAATCAGCGGGTTGAGGGTTACGAAGTTCCTAGTGAAGACACGCCAATTGGCTACCGCTTAACAGAGACTTCCTCGGTATCAGATATCGATGAAATTATCTGGGCAGGTTATCGCCAAATTTTCAGCGAACACCTGATTATTGAAAGCTATCGCCAACCCTTCCTTGAATCTCAACTCCGCAACCGTGCCATTACCGTGCGAGATTTTATTCGCGGTTTGGGTAAGTCGGACGTCTACCGCGAGTTAGTCGGAGAAACCAATTCTAACTATCGTTTAGTGGATATCTCCTTTAAGCGATTTTTGGGACGGGCAACTTATAACCAAAAAGAGCAAATCGCCTGGTCGATTGTCATCGCTACCAAAGGCTTGAACGGCTTTATCGATGCAATCGTCGATAGCGAAGAGTACCGTGAAAACTTCGGCAATGATATCGTCCCCTACCAACGCCGCCGCTTTAAAGGTCGTCCCTTTAACTTGGTAAACCCTCGTTACAATGGCGACTGGCGCGATCGCGAAAACATCCGCAACTTAGAAGGTCGCGGCTACTACCGCGCCCGTAAGACTGGCGATGTTACTAAAGAATTGGTGCGTCAGGCAATTCCCTCTAACTTTATGACAATGGCTGGAGGAATTTTTACTCCAGAAGTCAACTACCAGCGATCGCGCGATCGGGTTCTCTCTCAAATCTCAACAATGGAGATCCCCGATACGACACGCAAAGACACATTGCCCCAAACTACGATCAAACCTACCAAAGTCGCTTTACCCTACGACTACATTCCCTCCGATCCTAGAAACTAA
- a CDS encoding HEAT repeat domain-containing protein, which translates to MSDPTQNLIQAVDRADSPESLVAAVRSLAAAKDEAGIGTLIAVLGYNNPVAAVAAVEGLTQLGAKAVQPLIEKLDGYNYGARAYSIRAIAAIADPLALEVLTTAAATDFAPSVRRAAAKGLGQMRWQNIATPAERAAGQQQALETLLSVSQDSDWSIRYAAVVGLQGLLQVSDLQAKIQPHLIQMIESDSDPAVRARAQLAINEVVSRKS; encoded by the coding sequence ATGTCTGACCCAACCCAAAACCTCATCCAAGCCGTAGATCGGGCAGATTCGCCAGAAAGCTTGGTGGCGGCGGTGCGCTCGCTGGCAGCAGCGAAAGATGAGGCAGGAATTGGAACTTTAATTGCCGTACTGGGTTATAACAACCCAGTTGCCGCAGTAGCAGCAGTAGAGGGACTAACGCAGTTGGGAGCAAAAGCAGTACAGCCGTTAATTGAAAAATTGGATGGCTATAACTACGGGGCAAGGGCTTATAGCATTCGCGCTATAGCCGCGATCGCCGATCCTCTTGCTTTAGAAGTGTTGACAACAGCAGCAGCGACAGACTTTGCTCCCAGCGTCCGCAGAGCGGCGGCTAAGGGTTTGGGTCAGATGCGTTGGCAAAATATTGCGACTCCAGCCGAACGCGCGGCAGGGCAGCAGCAAGCACTGGAAACCTTACTCTCAGTCTCTCAAGACTCCGACTGGTCAATTCGTTACGCGGCTGTGGTGGGCTTACAGGGTTTGTTACAAGTATCAGACCTGCAAGCAAAAATTCAGCCTCATTTAATTCAAATGATTGAGTCTGATTCCGATCCAGCAGTCCGCGCCCGCGCCCAACTAGCAATAAATGAAGTCGTAAGTCGTAAGTCGTAA
- a CDS encoding phycobilisome linker polypeptide, which yields MFGQTTVGANGVSSTSSRMFRYEVVGLRQNDETDKNNYEIRRSGSVFVTVPYSRMNEEMQRITRLGGKIVKIEPLSTVK from the coding sequence ATGTTCGGTCAAACAACTGTTGGTGCAAACGGAGTTTCTTCCACTTCTAGCCGGATGTTTCGTTATGAAGTCGTAGGCTTACGGCAGAATGATGAAACAGACAAAAATAACTATGAGATCCGCCGCAGCGGTAGCGTATTTGTTACCGTGCCTTACAGCCGGATGAATGAAGAAATGCAGCGGATTACTCGCTTGGGTGGCAAAATCGTCAAGATCGAACCACTATCGACTGTGAAGTAG
- a CDS encoding phycobilisome linker polypeptide: MFGQTSLGSGRLSNAENRIYRYEVEGMRQTYKSDQLSYPIRSSGSFFISVPYNRMNEEMQRIHRMGGRIVSIEALTFDGDGQAKSDATAAHQNLTAESKDKAAGADINRETKAKSHE, translated from the coding sequence ATGTTTGGTCAAACATCACTTGGCAGTGGCAGACTCAGTAACGCCGAAAATCGCATCTATCGCTATGAAGTTGAGGGGATGCGTCAAACTTACAAATCTGACCAACTGAGCTATCCGATTCGCAGTAGTGGCAGTTTTTTCATCTCGGTTCCCTACAACCGCATGAACGAAGAAATGCAGCGAATTCACCGCATGGGTGGCAGAATCGTCAGCATTGAGGCACTAACTTTTGATGGCGACGGTCAAGCTAAAAGCGACGCTACCGCAGCTCATCAAAATCTTACAGCCGAAAGCAAAGACAAAGCTGCTGGAGCCGATATAAATCGAGAAACCAAAGCTAAAAGTCACGAATAA
- a CDS encoding HEAT repeat domain-containing protein, protein MESSAEELEVTATGLTVEQAIANLRSPDLSLRYYAAWWLGKFRVREPAAVDALIAALEDEADRTELGGYPLRRNAARALGKLSDRRAVPRLICCLACEDFYVREAAAQSLAMLGDPTAIPALMKLLAGGVDAAVFVPGRPHLIQPYDSVIEALGALQAKAAVSSIEPFINHPTARVQYAALRAMYQLTQEDSYGQRLVDGLANDDLKLRRVVLADLGAIGYVGAAEAIASCKVENSFKLLSLKGLLESQLQTQPEQLSDPAIHLMSLMDSLL, encoded by the coding sequence ATGGAGTCCAGTGCTGAAGAACTAGAGGTAACAGCAACAGGATTAACGGTGGAACAAGCGATCGCTAACTTACGATCGCCAGATTTAAGCCTGCGTTACTACGCAGCTTGGTGGTTGGGCAAGTTCCGCGTCCGCGAACCAGCCGCCGTTGATGCGTTGATTGCTGCTCTCGAAGATGAAGCTGACAGGACAGAATTAGGCGGTTATCCCCTGCGCCGTAATGCAGCAAGAGCCTTGGGCAAGCTGAGCGATCGGCGAGCAGTACCAAGGCTAATTTGCTGTTTGGCGTGCGAAGATTTTTATGTCAGGGAAGCCGCAGCCCAGTCCCTAGCCATGCTAGGCGATCCGACTGCTATCCCGGCTCTGATGAAGCTATTAGCAGGTGGTGTTGATGCTGCCGTTTTCGTACCAGGCAGACCTCATCTGATTCAACCTTACGATAGCGTTATCGAAGCTTTAGGGGCGCTGCAAGCAAAAGCAGCCGTATCGTCGATCGAACCGTTCATCAACCATCCTACAGCCAGAGTGCAATATGCCGCTCTACGAGCAATGTACCAGCTGACTCAAGAGGATAGCTACGGACAGCGCCTAGTAGACGGATTGGCAAATGACGATCTGAAACTGCGGCGGGTGGTATTAGCCGATTTGGGAGCAATTGGTTACGTCGGTGCAGCCGAGGCGATCGCCTCCTGTAAGGTGGAAAACAGCTTTAAACTCCTCTCCCTCAAAGGACTCCTAGAGTCGCAACTCCAAACCCAGCCCGAGCAACTTTCCGACCCAGCCATCCATTTGATGAGTTTGATGGATTCGTTGTTGTAA
- a CDS encoding phycobilisome rod-core linker polypeptide translates to MSIPLLEYKPSSQNQRVAGYEVPSEDTPWIYRLEDCIDPSDNQELIWAAYRQVFSEHEILKFYRQQQLESQLKNRAITVRDFIRGLAKSESFRRLVVETNSNYRLVDIALKRLLGRASYNKDEEIAWSIKIATLGWGGFVDALIDSEEYQQNFGDTTVPYQRRRFKDRPFNLVTPRYADYWRDKEETERYKSGAISNFFDMARSLNIRTVTPQPVSTDNISIPDTSRKEKSATPVSINPSASFPVRL, encoded by the coding sequence ATGTCAATACCTCTACTCGAATACAAACCCAGTTCGCAAAATCAGCGGGTGGCTGGTTACGAAGTTCCAAGTGAAGATACTCCTTGGATTTATCGCTTGGAAGATTGTATCGACCCCAGCGATAATCAAGAATTGATTTGGGCTGCGTATCGCCAAGTTTTTAGCGAACACGAAATTCTCAAATTCTATCGCCAACAACAGCTAGAATCTCAACTGAAGAATCGCGCTATCACCGTGCGGGACTTTATTCGCGGTTTAGCTAAGTCAGAATCGTTCCGCCGCTTGGTGGTAGAAACAAACTCGAACTATCGACTCGTAGATATTGCCCTAAAGCGGTTGCTAGGACGTGCATCTTACAACAAAGACGAAGAAATTGCTTGGTCGATTAAAATTGCTACCCTCGGTTGGGGTGGTTTTGTCGATGCACTAATTGATAGCGAAGAGTACCAGCAGAATTTTGGCGATACTACCGTACCCTACCAGCGGCGACGGTTTAAAGACAGACCGTTTAACTTGGTAACACCACGTTACGCCGACTACTGGCGCGATAAAGAGGAAACCGAACGCTATAAATCTGGCGCGATTAGCAACTTCTTTGATATGGCGCGATCGCTCAATATTAGAACCGTAACACCCCAGCCAGTTAGCACGGATAATATTAGCATTCCTGATACGTCACGGAAGGAAAAATCAGCAACGCCAGTTTCCATCAATCCCTCAGCAAGTTTTCCCGTGCGGCTGTAA
- a CDS encoding phycobilisome linker polypeptide has translation MSVLPADILAAAGRLGISAFDASSRVELRPDWTEDELQSVIRAVYRQVLGNDYVMKAERLTSAESLLRQGNFTVKDFVRAVAKSDLYKNKFFYSNPNQRFVELNFKHLLGRAPYDEAEWAYHTELCEDVGYDAEIDSYLDSVEYDNNFGNNVVPYYRGFSVEPGSRTVGFSRMFRLYRGYATSDRASIGGKSPRLTSELGRNQSSTIVQPSSGSGRWNFGAAIPKDAAPKKAIGGTQEESGRVYRIEITGLLQPGYPKVRRSSTAIMVPYERLSQKLQEITKKGGRIVSVNPA, from the coding sequence ATGAGCGTTTTACCAGCAGACATTTTAGCAGCAGCAGGACGGCTCGGCATTTCTGCATTTGATGCCTCATCAAGAGTCGAACTCCGACCTGATTGGACGGAAGACGAACTGCAATCAGTCATCCGAGCTGTATACCGTCAGGTATTGGGCAACGACTACGTTATGAAAGCAGAACGTCTGACTTCAGCTGAATCTTTACTACGGCAGGGAAACTTTACTGTCAAAGATTTTGTCCGCGCTGTTGCCAAGTCAGATTTATACAAAAACAAGTTTTTCTATTCAAATCCCAATCAACGCTTTGTCGAACTCAATTTCAAGCATTTGTTGGGTCGCGCTCCTTATGATGAAGCTGAGTGGGCTTACCATACAGAGCTTTGCGAAGATGTGGGTTACGATGCTGAGATCGACTCTTATCTAGATAGCGTTGAGTACGACAACAACTTTGGTAACAACGTTGTTCCGTACTATCGCGGATTCTCAGTAGAACCAGGCTCGAGAACAGTTGGCTTTAGTCGGATGTTCCGCCTCTATCGCGGTTATGCAACTAGCGATCGCGCCTCGATTGGTGGAAAATCCCCGCGCCTGACATCTGAACTCGGTCGCAACCAATCTTCTACAATCGTCCAACCTTCTAGTGGTAGCGGACGCTGGAATTTTGGTGCTGCAATTCCTAAAGATGCCGCTCCTAAAAAAGCGATCGGCGGAACACAAGAAGAAAGCGGACGAGTCTACCGGATTGAAATCACGGGACTGTTACAACCAGGCTATCCCAAAGTACGCCGCAGTAGCACTGCCATCATGGTTCCCTACGAGCGATTATCCCAAAAACTACAGGAAATCACTAAAAAGGGTGGCAGAATCGTTAGCGTGAATCCAGCCTAG